From Erigeron canadensis isolate Cc75 chromosome 5, C_canadensis_v1, whole genome shotgun sequence:
TGattatatcataattatatataaactgtTTGTGTTCCAAAGTATAAGTTCATACCTTGCTTAAATATGTTAAATTCTTGTATTTATgtataaagtacttatgttaTATGTTGAGGTTAAACGCAGGGTTAACTATGTATGACTAAGGAAGCTAAAGTACTTTTCCTGGGAGAATAAGAAGTGCAAGGAGTTGGAAGACATTCAAGAACATACAAGGATTGAAGATGTATTTTATAGGCACTATATAAACGAGCCTTTAAGATAATTAGGAAGCAGCTTTCACATTCATTTTATATATCAGCATCATCTCATTCTCTCTGTATCTATATTcatacatgtatatgtatatatctctTCGATATATATTGTGGTTTATAATCATCTCTTGGAtgatattttgattattattctGTAATAAGAACTCTTAATAAACTTTACAAAATACTTCATAATAACTCTTCTCTTATTGTGATTGGTGATTTGTGTAAGTTTCTTCTTTGATTGATAAATTCTCACATGGTATCAAAGCCGACACCGTTGATCGGTGTTTATTGATTCTGTTCTTGTCATATTTCTTTCAGATCTAGGGCGTATTCCATTGTGGAACCCTAGTTTTCTGATTTCAGGGGTTCTGGTTCGATTATTGTTAGGGTTTCTTctggaaaaatatatattgttcttCCGCTGCATTTCTACGTTCTTTCTCTAATTGTTTccttgactaagtgaatcaaggttcaaattagggttttctgtTCATCTTTCCAAGAtcctgatttttttttcttgactaagtgaatcaaggaaAAAGTTAGGGTTCCTCTACCGTCAGCTAAAAGCACTGTATTGTATTCTTTTCTCTTTAATCTCctatatatttgtgtgtatcTACTTGTGTTTTCTTCTCAATCaaaaactttattatatatatatatatatatatatatattactgttTTCTATCTTCAATCTCGTAAAAACACTCGTGTTAATACTTGACCTGCCTTCATTGAGAGGTTAGGAATCCTGTCACTGACACGTTTGTGAGGTTAAGATCTATTTTCATACTATTAATCTGATTGAGACGAAGATATTTGTAGTATTCTTTGTGTTCTGTGATCTGTGTTTACTTGTTATCTGTTTATTAATCTGTTTGTTATTCTACTTGCTATTGTGctagttttattatttgtgtgATTGCCTTCTTGGTGTTTATTCTGTTCTTTATTTGATTACTTGGTATTATCCgtgtttttaatttgattaCTATAATGGTGAATACTCCTCCTGTTACTCCACCTGGTTCTGTTCATGGTCACACTCCACCTCATTCAATGCATAATGAAGAACCTGATAATGAAACTAATGTTGAGTTTACTAAAATAAGTAAATTGGATTTTGGTGATCCTTTATATTTGCATGCTAGTGACACTGTGAGTACACCTTTGATTGGCTTCAAATTACTAGGAACTGATAATTACAAGGTTTGGTCATGTGCTATGGAACTTGCTTTACAAACTAAGAATAAAATTGGTTTTATAGATGGTACTTGTTTGAAATCTGTTGATAATCTTGTACTTGCTAGTCAATGGGATAGGTGTAATGCTGTTGTATTGACTTGGATTCTTGGATGTGTGTCACAAGAATTATACTTAggtcaaattttttcaaaaaatggtACTAATGTTTGGCAAGAACTTAAAGATActtatgataaaattgatggtTCTGTTATCTTCAATCTGCATCACAAAATTAATTCTCTTACTCAGAATGGTTCTTCTCTGTCTGAATATTACCATAATTTGACATCTTTGTGGAAACAGTATGATTCGATGGTTACCTTGCCTATGTGTACTTGTGCTGCTGCAACTACTGTGAAAAGTCATAATGATTTGCTTAGACTTATGCAATTTTTGATGGGATTAGATGATGTTTAAATGGGAGTTAGGTCTAATATTTTGACTAAAGAACCTCTGCCATCTGTTAAAACTGCCTATGCTATTATATCAAGAGAGGAGTCACATAGAGCAGGAATCACTGATAAATCTAGTACTGCTAGTGCTTTTGTGGCTAAAACTAATTTTTCAAAGGGTTCTTCTTCTAAAATTGGTAGTTATAGACCTTCTTTTGACAACAAAAAGACTTTCGATAATAATTTTGAGTCAAAAAGAACGTTTGATAATAACACCAGGACATTTAGACCACCTAATCCTAATTTGCAATGTACTAATTGTCATAGAATTGGTCACACAATTGACAAATGTTTTCAATTAGGGTATAAAAGACCTAATCAATTTGGCAATAAAGTTGTTAGTAATAATTCTAACGTGCAGACTAATAATTCTGTTTCTAATTCTGTTTCTCATTCTGCTCCTACTTTGTCTCATGATCAACTTGCTAAACTGTTGTCTTTAATTGAGGAAAAGTCTGCTGGATCTttaccatcttcttcttcttcttcttctggtATACATTCTAACATGGCAGGTAGAGGTGTTTGGAATAatccattttttaattttaatagttTTATGTCACAAGCAATAATACTTAAATGGATTATAGATTCTGGTGCAAATCATCATATGACACATTCTGCAAAAAATCTTACAAACCTTGTGGATATTTCTGACCTAAAATTGAGAATTGGACATCCAAATGGAACTAGTGCTATTGTTAAACAAATTGGTAACTTACATTTAAAGAATGGGATCATTTTGTATGATGTTCTAGTGGTGCCTGATTATAATGTAAATCTCATGTCTGTTCATAAAGTTGCTAGGGATAATAAACTGTTTGTTGGTTTTGATGAGAATAAGTGTTATCTTCAGGATTTAATTCAAAAGAAGTTGTTGGGGACTGGTAATGAGCAGGGtggtttatatgtttatgatGATCTTCCTACTTGTAATAATGTGGTATGCAATTCTGCTAATCTTCCTTTTGCTTCTAAGTTACTTTGGCATATGAGATTGGGACACCCTGCAAACCAAGCTTTATCTGTTTTTTCTAAGAAACTTGACATTAAAGATGGTTCTCTTGGTCCTTGTGATATTTGTCATAAGGCTAAGCAGACCAGAACACCTTTTCCGCTTAGTGATCATAAGTCTAAAAGGTTTGGTGATTTAATACATGCTGATGTTTGGGGACCTTATAAGGTTGTTTCAAAAGATGGTTATCGATATTTTTTGACTATTGTGGATGACTTTACTAGAGCTGTTTGgacttttcttttgaaatctaAAACTGAAGTGTTTGATTATATTTGTGAATTTCTGCAACTTGTTAAAACTCAATTTgacacaaaaataaaatgttttagaagtgataatggttCAGAGTTTCTTAATCATAAAGTTTGTTCTTTCTTTAAAACTGAGGGTATTATTCACCAAACTTCTATGGCTTAtactcctcaacaaaatggtataGCTGAAAGGAAACATAGACACCTTCTAAATGTGGCTAGGTCTCTTATGTTTCAGGGGGGAATACCTTTATCTTTATGGAGTGAATCTGTTTTAACTGCTACCTATTTGATCAATAGAACTCCTTCCTCTGTTCTTCATGGCAAAACTCcttatgaaatgatttttggttttgaacCTTTTCTAAAACATCTTaaagtttttggttgtttatgtTTTTCTACTATTTTGAATAATACTGATAAGTTTGCTTCAAGAGTTGAAAAATGTGCTTTTATTGGTTATTCTAATTCTAAAAAGGGTTATAAGCTTTACAGTTTGGAAAAAAAGGAGTTTCTTTATTCTAGAGATGTTCAATTTTATGAAaacatttttccttttaatatgATTTCTGAAAATAAAGAAACTTTTCTAAATATAgatcaaattaatttttttgacaCGTTTAATGAGGATAATGCTATGAATTCTGGTCATTATCCctatgatgatgaggaagatcaAAATCATGAGTTTAATGTTGATGGTAGTCCATCTAGTCTTGGCAGCCCAAGTGTGGCAACTAGAGAGAACATTGCCAGCAGCCCTGTGGCTACTATGGATAGTGCTTCTTCTCTTGGCAGTCCTAGTGAGGGTACCAGAATAGATGAGAATGCAACAACATTAAATTTGAATGAGAACATTATTTCTAAGGGAAACCAAGAGAATCTTAGAAGGTCTCAAAGAAACATTACTTTGTCTAAAAGGTTAACTGATTTTCAAATAGAGGGAAAGGTTAAATATCCTGTAAACAAAGTTGTTAATTATGCTCATCTTCCTCCAGATATTCACTGTTTTTCAACCAATCTGAATAAAAGTATTGAACCAACTTGTTTTAAAGAAGCTGTTACTGATATAAATTGGATTAATGCCATGAATGAGGAAATGGAGGctttaaatagaaataatactTGGGAAGTGACTAGTCTTCCTCCTGATAGAGAACCTATTGGTTGTAAATggatatacaaaatcaaatataagtCTAATGGTgagataaaaagatataaagCTAGACTTGTTGCTAAAGGCTTTAGTCAAAAACCTggtattgattttgatgagaccttttctcctGTTGTTAAGATGGTAACTGTTAGGTGTTTACTTTCTATAGCAGTTTCTATGAATTGGCCTTTGTACCAATTGGATGTTAAcaatgcatttttgtatggtgATTTAAATGAAGAAGTGTACATGAAATTACCTCAAGGGTTTTCATAAGAATGAGAATGAGAATTTGGTGTGCAAATTAAATAAATCTTTATATGGTTTAAAACAAGCTCCAAGACAATGGAACTCTAAATTATGTAGTGCCTTGAAtgagtttggttttgttcaaagtAAGTCAGATTATTCTCTTTTTACTAAAGGTTCAAGCAATAAGTTCGTTGCTTTACttgtatatgttgatgatattgttgttACTGGAAATGATATTGATTGTATTAAGGAATTAAAAGAGTTCATGAATACTAAGTTCAAAATTAAAGACTTAGGAAAACTTAAGTATTTTTTGGGTATTGAAGTTCTTGAAACTGAAAATGGTCTTTGTTTATCTCAAAGGAAGTATTGTTTGGAATTACTTAATGATTTTGGTTTACTTGGTTGTAAACCAGTTAACACTCCTTTTGAAGTTAATTTGACTTTAAAACATGATTCTACTAAGTTGATTGATAATGTTTCTGTTTACCAGAAACTTGTTGGTAAACTGATATACTTAACCATTACTAGACCAGATATATGTTATTCTGTTCAATGTCTATCCCAGTTTATGCATGCTCCAACACAAGATCATTTCAATATTGGGCTAAGAGTTCTCAGGTATCTGAAACATTCTCCTGGTAATGGTTTGCATATTACAAAAGGTGATGTTTCTACTCTTTCTGGTTAGTGGATTCAAATTGGGCTAGGTGCTTGAGCACTAGAAGGTCTATTACAGGTTATACTGTTTTCTTGGGAAACACTCTGGTTTCATGGAAGAGTAAGAAACAACCAACTGTAGCCAAGTCCTctgctgaggcagagtataGGGCTATGGCTGCAGTTACTTGTGAAATAATTTGGCTTAGAAACTTGTTACATGATCTTGGTATTACTGTTAAAATTCCTGTGAATCTGTTCTGTGATAGCAAACCTGCTTTGCAAATAGCTGCAAATCCTGTGTTTCATGAAAGGACTAAACATTTTGAGATAGATTTGCATTTTATTAGAGAGAAAATTTGTGCAGGAATTTTAAGGACTACTAAGATTAAATCTGAGCTCAATGTGGCTGATATTTTTACAAAGAGTTTGGGTTCTAAGcaacatatttttctttgtaagaAATTGGGATTGTTTGACATGTTCAAGGCATGAACTTGAGGGGGGATGTTCCAAAGTATAAGTTCATACCTTGCTTAAATATGTTAAATTCTTGTATTTATgtataaagtacttatgttaTATGTTGAGGTTAAACGCAGGGTTAACTATGTATGACTAAGGAAGCTAAAGTACTTTTCCTGGGAGAATAAGAAGTGCAAGGAGCTGGAAGACATTCAAAAACATACAAGGATTGAAGATGTATTTTATAGGCACTATATAAACGAGCCTTTAAGATAATTAGGAAGCAGCTTTCacattcattttatatattagcATCATCTCATTCTCTCTGTATCTATATTcatacatgtatatgtatatatctctTCGATATATATTATGGTTTATAATCATCTCTTGGAtgatattttgattattattctGTAATAATAACTCTTAATAAACTTTACAAAATACTTCATAATAACTCTTCTCTTATTGTGATTGGTGATTTGTGTAAGTTTCTTCTTTGATTGATAAATTCTCACAGTTTGtacaatatattataatatttgtaCATTTTGGTATATTAATACTCGTAACTTGCGGATACCATACACGTCATAGAAATTTATAATCCCTTAAGCTTGATAGACTAGCGACCATGGCTATGTTTATATATCTGTTTTTTGTCAACGTTATATTATTTCAATTGATATATTATTgttaaatatgtatattaagtacaacatg
This genomic window contains:
- the LOC122601883 gene encoding uncharacterized protein LOC122601883, which produces MVNTPPVTPPGSVHGHTPPHSMHNEEPDNETNVEFTKISKLDFGDPLYLHASDTVSTPLIGFKLLGTDNYKVWSCAMELALQTKNKIGFIDGTCLKSVDNLVLASQWDRCNAVVLTWILGCVSQELYLGQIFSKNGTNVWQELKDTYDKIDGSVIFNLHHKINSLTQNGSSLSEYYHNLTSLWKQYDSMVTLPMCTCAAATTVKSHNDLLRLMQFLMGLDDV